The Girardinichthys multiradiatus isolate DD_20200921_A chromosome 21, DD_fGirMul_XY1, whole genome shotgun sequence genomic sequence tccacagttttttttaaatagcattTGGGAGCGAAAGCTTTTTTGTTCTTATTGTTTCGTGTTCAAAATGTCATATTCAACATATCGTACCAGCTCCAGTGTCAAATATCATATAACATGTATTATATCTTATTTTAAGGACAATGTGAAACTGCAATTTAGTTTGGCACAGTGATCAGAGCCTCGGTGGAGAATTTCAAAGCCTACAAATCAGTGCATCATAAATGGATCACGTCTACATGATGgtgatatacagtgccttgcagaaatattgcacttttcacttttaccacattacaacctcaaacatATTACATATGTTATTGGGATTGCAATTGTTAGACTCATGTGAAGCAGtacatacttaaaaaaaataaataaattacatacggtatttaaaatagtttttaaataaatatcggAAAAAGTGGTATGAAttggtattcagcccccctgagccAACACTTAAAACCTCAGCAATTTTACTGCAATTACAACAAGAAGTCCTGAAACCTGTAACAACAACAACCTGTCTTGAAACAGTAGTATTGTAGTATTGTCTGTATTCAGCCCTTCCATTTTCCTGTGTATTCTGAGTGGTTTCCCTATCTCTGTTGAAACAGTCCCACAACCTGATGCTGGcactaccatgtttcaatgAGTGGATGGTGTTTGTTTCCAGGGTGATTTTTCACCACACATGGTGTTTTGCTGACAAGTTCAGTATTGGTCTCATTggacaccttcttccacatgtttgctctgtGCACAAGAGGGATTAGATCAAACGGCAAACAGGATGTCCAACGTCTTTTTTTGCTAAACtgccataaaggccagatttctggAGTGCAAAACTAGTTACTAGTTGCAGTGTTGATagattctcccacttgagctATGGATCCCTGCAACTCCTGCAGGGTTTCCATGAGCCTCTTGATTACTTGTCTGATTATTGCTatacatgcctcacttttcagattgttatgctctactttgtgttggtcttacGCATACCAATAAACAAGGTTTTGCAAAACAGACAGGTAAAATTGTGACTGTGTGGCAGCCTACCAATCAGAAGATCCCTGAGTGCTTCTCTCCACCAGTTTGTAGAAGTGGAGAGTGAACATGATGAAGGCTACAGAGCCCTGGTCCTGCAAAAAGAGTCATTGCATGCATCCCTTCTAATTCTGTCTGCTAAATCAGTCACATTTAAATCAATGAGTACCTATCACATTGCTTTGGCTACAATAATTAGTGAATAATAATGAAAGAACAATGCAGCTGCCTGCCAATTTATTACCCTCCAAAGACCAATGATGATTCCAGGCTGTAACAACTTCAGTTGCACCAGCTGGTCCTGTCCAATGACCTGTGTGCTTTTAGTTAGAGACCGCATGTCCAAGTTTTCCATCAGGGACCTCCTGCCGGGTCTGACAGAGCAAGCAGAGAGCACAGTTGGTTTCACAAAGAGATGAGAAGACAGAGGGGGAAAAGTGTTGAACTAGATGCTATAGCTGTCTTTACTTCTTTAGGCTGGGGCGGCTGAGGGCAAACCTCCTGACGCCATGGAGTTGAAGGCTGGAAATCTGCTCGTAGTTAGGCAAGCAGTCTCCACCACACCAACACAGTGTCAGTGAAGTCTCAGAGAACTGGGACCAGCTCAGCTCCAGTGTACTCTCACGTCCAGCCTTATCAGTGACGGTCAGTTCCCAGGTGACACGCAGGTTTCTAGAGGAGGATAACAcaatgctgaaaaaaagcaaTGGGAGTTGGGGAGTGGCATACTAGCATGCAAGAGTTTAGCTGTTATGTCTTATGCAAACAAAGCTAAACTTGACAAGAAAGGCTGCTTCATACATAATAGGCAGGATTTGCCAAAAGCTGACTGCTGCTTTTCAAAATCTCCAAAATTGTCAATCTTAATGGCTTTAACATTTCTTATGTCAGCAGCAGAGAACCACACAACTGCTTCTAAGCTGTTCTGACAAATGAAATAATGTACAGCTAATGAAATCAATTGGCAGCTGTTGTGATAAATCTCTTTATCCAATTCTGTCTAAACTGTGATTCATGACTGCCACCACTGTGGTGCAGCCAGCTTCTAGCTGAGGCACAAACCGATATCAATTAAGTAGAGGAACAAAGCTTAAAAACTGGAACAGCCCAGGAGGCCCCGGATGACCCAGGGGATTCCACTCTGCCTcgtttgtgtgtgtgatgtcTTCAAAATGATTATTACCAAGGTAAATCACATACTCCTCTGTGTCTGTAACAGACAAAACCCCCTGTAGGGAATTGTCGTGTGGGATGGAGAGAGGGAAGAGATGGCGGGTTGTGCATCTGCGTGTTGAGGGGGCTTGGtaatttatttcaacaatgCCGACAGCCTCTGCAAAGAACACAATTATTTCTACTTCCCCCCTCTGTAACACAACTGCTTCAGAACTCAAAATTGAGTGCTGCACTGCCTCTAATCAGAGGTTATAGAAACACAACAGAAACCACAGTGGAGGTGCTGAGAAGCCCTCCCCCCCGAACAGTGTGCTAGTATCCCCTCTGTGCAGACACCACATTCTTACGCAGACCTCCTCTCTCAcctttaataagaaaatgtcattagGTGCAAGcaatatgaaaaacaaactaGGCTTTGTTTTGGATTGCAGGCAGATTGTCTCTTCCATTTGCCCTTGAACCTTCTCAGCAGTAAGGCTGGATTTACAAAGTTTTACTTGTTTTCTAATGGTGCCAAAATTCCTAATAGCTCAGCTGAAAGTtggggaaaaaagtaaaaacactaAAGTTGAAATAAATCTGTTTGATCTCTAATAAAATTGctagtttttaatttattttggggGGGGAGAGTTGGACCTTAGAATACAGACAAGCAGGCAGAAGTAGCTCAGTGAGTGAAAAGGCTTtaattacaaaagaaaaactcacaCCGGCAGTGGTAGCAGTGGCTGGCATGAACATGGGCAGGCTTGGCGTGgcaaacacacatacaggtccttctcaaaatattagcatattgtgataaagttcattattttccataatgtcatgatgaaaattttacattcatatattttagattcattgcacactaactgaaatatttcaggtcttttattgtcttaatacggatgattttggcatacagctcatgaaaacccaaaattcctatctcacaaaattagcatatttcatccgaccaataaaagaaaagtgtttttaatacaaaaaacgtcaactttcaaataatcatgtacagttatgcactcaatacttggtcgggaatcctttggcagaaatgactgcttcagtgcggcgtggcatggaggcaatcagcttgtggcactgctgaggtcttatggaggcccaggatgcttcgatagcggcctttagctcatccagagtgttgggtcttgagtctctcaacgttctcttcacaatatcccacagattctctatggggttcaggtcaggagagttggcaggccaattgagcacagtgataacatggtcagtaaaccatttaccagtggttttggcactgtgagcaggtgccaggtcgtgctgaaaaatgaaatcttcatctccataaagcttttcagcagatggaagcatgaagtgctccaaaatctcctgatagctagctgcattgaccctgcccttgataaaacacagtggaccaacaccagcagctgacacggcaccccagaccatcactgactgtgggtacttgacactggacttctggcattttggcatttccttctccccagtcttcctccagactctggcaccttgatttccgaatggcatgcagaatttgctttcatccgaaaaaagtactttggaccactgagcaacagtccagtgctgcttctctgtatcccaggtcaggcgcttctgccgctgtttctagttcaaaagtggcttgacctggggaatgcggcacctgtagtccatttcctgcacacgcctgtacacggtggctctggatgtttctactccagactcagtccactgcttccaggctgggagttttaaaggcctcaggaatcttttgcaggtgtttagagttaactcgttgattcagatgattaggttcatagctcgtttagagacccttttaatgatatgctaattttgtgagataggaattttgggttttcatgagctgtatgccaaaatcatccgtattaagacaataaaagacctgaaatatttcagttagtgtgcaatgaatctaaaatatatgaatgttacattttcatcatgacattatggaaattaatgaactttatcacaatatgctaatattttgagaaggtccTGTAGACAGACTTGGCATGACAACTGTATGTCTCTGTGAGAAGTGAACAGAACAGCAATTTCTATAAAGGGCATGACACAGGTGAAAATAGAGAAATGGATTGGCATGAAACAGGTGGACCAGATGAAGCTGATTATGGGCTGACTGTGACAGGGAGTGGATGAATGAGCAAAAAAATGAGATGCAAGCAAATGATCTGACCAAAGGAAAATcttacaaatgtaaaataacataaaatggaCCATAAACAGAACAAGTAGGAAACTAAAACTAAAGGAAATGAACTAAAGCACAATCTGGAAGACACAAACAATGATCAGAGGCAAGactcaaaacaaaactcaaaacacCTCAATCATTAAATGTgattgtttctctgtttcttaCAATACCTGAGGACTTGCTCTGTTTGGCTCGGTAGACCAGTGTGGATGCTGATGGTTCCAAGAAGAGATTTCCAAATTTTCATGTCCCGTTGTGCTACTGTCTTCAAATACAGCTCTTTCCAGTAGCCTGCAGCATAATCCCCAATCTTcttggttgaaacttggacattCACGAGCttattctgtttctttttatcGTTGCAAAGCTCAGCGATGTATAGTTTCTTCCACAGATCACTGCATTAAGAGCATTGCAAGTTCAGAACATCACAAAACTGTTGCTGGTAAAAATGCCTCATGCCTGAGATCCTGTGTTGACCAACTGTGTTGACCCAACTTCACTCAGATCTTCAACTAGTACTGATGAAGTCCTTTACTGGACATTACAGGTCCCCTGATGGACCCCCTGCAAACTTGCCATCTTCATTTTTCAATCCATTAGTTAATTAAGATTTAATGCAAAGATAAGATGTAAGCACAGATTTGACTTATTCTATAATACTAAAGACATGATATTTTTAGGAGTTTTGATAATTGTTTAAACTAAAATGCATTAACAGCATCCTCAGTAATACTTTATTTAATGCAAGTAATTATCAAAAGTTTGGGTTTTAAAAAGAACACATTCGATCAGAAATCTTTAGAGATCCTTTTAAGCAATTTTACTAATTAATACATGACAAatcaaaaatgcaaaataacagGACCTTGGTAGTAAAAGCTTAAAAAGATGTCATGAGGTATGGGCTTTGCTAAGACTTTGTCTTTTAGAttggttgtgttttgtttgtattttccaCAATTCTGTATATGTTGATCTGCAGAATCTTGTTTTAACCTTTAAATGAACTCTCCATCTCATCCTTTTAAGAACGGCTGACATGCCAGGCCTTGCTATGGCATGAATTTACATTTTCAGAggttttattacaattttatattattatatttttttcatattttattattatttttatattttaagaagaTGTTATGGATGAGATGATGAACTGTAAATGTGATTGACAGATGGATAAATGTTCTCTACATTTACTACCGAATAAATGTCCTTTCGTCAGCTGTTTTATATACCAAATGATCCTCGATGCAAATTTGTCCTACTTGTGAAAGCATGACACAATCAACACCCAGAACCTAAATATTACCTATGAGTCACTGAATTACCAACTCAGAGAAAGCCAATTctaaagagctgttgtagatgctgatggctgtgggcaagaAGGATCTCCAGTAGCGGtctgttttacagcagatctctacaggagatccttcgtgcccacagccatcaacatctacaacagctcCTTAGAGAAACCTGTataaaatgagctacaacatttaatttcccttcatATAAAACAATGTGAATTGCATTTGACTGTACAACCTTGCTTGAATAGTTTGCTGACTAAATGTCACATCTGTGTGAATGCCACCCTGTCTTTGACTTACAAAATTGTTGTCAAACCATAATATATCATTGTTATAAACAGCAATTAATAATAATGCAATACTTAATGCAGCATCCTAAACCACTAGAATCAATTTTGTTATTTCTACCTGAGGTGTTGAAAATTTTACATGTCTCCAAAAACATTATCTGcttttggataaaaaaaacaaacaaaacaaacaaacaaaaaaaacatactaaCAGATTCAATTTATAACATCCATTGTAATGATTATCACTGGATGGAACTTACTTATTACTGGCAAGCTGGTGGAATAGTTTGGTGATGTGGCTTATGCTGAAAAGTGCAGAGGCATCCAAGTGTGACAGAATCTTAACCAGAATCTCAGTTGGCAGTCTGCAAAATGAATAATAAGACATAAGTATAGAGTCCCTAACCCTTTCTATAGCCCCTAGTACTATGCATTCAccttcaaaacattaaaaaaaaaacataatactaAAGTTCACTATAACTGTATGGTAAATATTTCCACAGCAGGgactgcacagtggcacagttcgtagtactgttgccttcaACAAGAAGGccctggggtctttctgaatGTAGTTTGTATGTTCCCCACGTACATGCGTTGGTTcactccaggtactccggcttcctcccacagaccaAAAACGTGactgttaattggtctctctgtgTTGCTGGTAGGTATaaataggtgtgtgcatggttattgGTCGTGTGTCTctgttggatggatgaacatTTTTACAGCAGACAGGCTTTAAAGAGACAAAGAAAGGATAGAAGGAAGGGAAGGGAAAACCATGTGGGAA encodes the following:
- the fbxo15 gene encoding F-box only protein 15 isoform X1, which translates into the protein MACLKAVPLRLRAVTTSKKAAETSSKSTQNVFERLPTEILVKILSHLDASALFSISHITKLFHQLASNNDLWKKLYIAELCNDKKKQNKLVNVQVSTKKIGDYAAGYWKELYLKTVAQRDMKIWKSLLGTISIHTGLPSQTEQVLRNLRVTWELTVTDKAGRESTLELSWSQFSETSLTLCWCGGDCLPNYEQISSLQLHGVRRFALSRPSLKKPGRRSLMENLDMRSLTKSTQVIGQDQLVQLKLLQPGIIIGLWRDQGSVAFIMFTLHFYKLVERSTQGSSDCSHVEPVIQPPFDDIDSEYGLHGYQLHIVLHNTVCKFMSESFSQLFCRRAHISDGFIMLTAISRTNASQHIQLSGSITMPWRCEALEGAVENCCIMSLTLLDEFRQPFICISSPVSVELEKVDVSYDYDGEHYLIHYKDSDIQVKMQLAKMKKRQTVISLIVNVSVCIVNKHFSRGY
- the fbxo15 gene encoding F-box only protein 15 isoform X2: MACLKAVPLRLRAVTTSKKAAETSSKSTQNVFERLPTEILVKILSHLDASALFSISHITKLFHQLASNNDLWKKLYIAELCNDKKKQNKLVNVQVSTKKIGDYAAGYWKELYLKTVAQRDMKIWKSLLGTISIHTGLPSQTEQVLRNLRVTWELTVTDKAGRESTLELSWSQFSETSLTLCWCGGDCLPNYEQISSLQLHGVRRFALSRPSLKKPGRRSLMENLDMRSLTKSTQVIGQDQLVQLKLLQPGIIIGLWRDQGSVAFIMFTLHFYKLVERSTQGSSDCSHVEPVIQPPFDDIDSEYGLHGYQLHIVLHNTVCKFMSESFSQLFCRRAHISDGFIMLTAISRTNASQHIQLSGSITMPWRCEALEGAVENCCIMSLTLLDEFRQPFICISSPVSVELEKVDVSYDYDGEHYLIHYKDSDIQSDFTASILSILWKIVKWSVKLATGP
- the fbxo15 gene encoding F-box only protein 15 isoform X3 produces the protein MACLKAVPLRLRAVTTSKKAAETSSKSTQNVFERLPTEILVKILSHLDASALFSISHITKLFHQLASNNDLWKKLYIAELCNDKKKQNKLVNVQVSTKKIGDYAAGYWKELYLKTVAQRDMKIWKSLLGTISIHTGLPSQTEQVLRNLRVTWELTVTDKAGRESTLELSWSQFSETSLTLCWCGGDCLPNYEQISSLQLHGVRRFALSRPSLKKPGRRSLMENLDMRSLTKSTQVIGQDQLVQLKLLQPGIIIGLWRDQGSVAFIMFTLHFYKLVERSTQGSSDCSHVEPVIQPPFDDIDSEYGLHGYQLHIVLHNTVCKFMSESFSQLFCRRGNLFLFIISKPQCIDQRVHIQNQLTSQMDSSCSLPSAEPTPHSTSSFQGASQCPGGARPWKVQWRIAASCL